taggcaagcactctgccactgagccccagccccagcccctagaaaagAGTTtacaaggaaaggaaggagggaggggctcGACCCAGGCCACGGCTCAGAGAGCACAGCTTAGAGCTCACCTCCATTCTCAGAGAGGCTGTCAGGGAGGAGGGGGCTTTCAGCTGGACCTTGAAGGAGATGGAAGAGGATCTTGAGGAAGGCCAATCTGCAGCTGAGGAGcagagggggtgggaggaaggaacacccagaggctgggaggaggcCTCCGGGATCTAGCCAAGAAGCCATAGGCCTGAGGGCactgggagaggaggagagggaccaTCCACGGCCCTTATCCTTGGGCTCCTGGTGGCAGGTGCTCTGCTGGCAGGGCAGCAGGGACATTCACCACACGATGCTTCTGTTCCTCCAGAGTCTAGTGAGGCAGCATTCGAGGTACACACATGGCCAGAGAGGCTGGTGGTAGAAAATGGAGGGTCCAGGACAGTCAACTGCAGCACCAGCTGTGCCAACCCTGTTACGGGAGGCCTGGAGACCACCCTGGACAAGACTCTGCTGGAGGAGCAGCCTCAGTGGAAGTCCTTTCGGATCTCAAACGTCTCCCAGGACACGGTCCTCTTTTGCTACTTCACCTGTGCTGGGGAGCAGCAGTCAAAGAGTCTCAACGTCAGCACGTACCGTGAGTGGCTGTGCGCAGGCCCTGCTGTCCCCAGGGTGCTGCCCCTGGGGCCTTCCACCATGGCCCCCACCTCCCTGGGTTTCTGGGGTGACAAGGATCAGGACAGGACAATGGGCTCCGATCTGCCCACACCCTGGGTAGGACTTCTTGAGCCCCTGCTATCCTTGCAGCAGGCCCCCAGGTCCTGAGCCTTGCTCTAAGGAGCACAGCCAACCAGGACTTAGGCAGATCCCACAGTCATTTCTCAATGTGGTGTTCCTCAGCCCCGCCCCCGCTCAGCCGCCAGTGCAGCCTGCCTCCATGACATCGGTGGAGGACCATCAGGAGACCTGGGCACGCTCTCACCTCATAAGGAGAAGGTGGAGTACCACTCGGTGTCCTTATCTTACCCTGAGAGCCCATGGCAAATGGGTTACCATCACCCACAGACACCTGCCCAGGAGCCATGGAAACCCTCCAATAGGCCAGGACTCTCAACATCTGGTTCTGGGGGTATCGCTGAGGTCCTCCCCATCACCAGCATCAGAGGATCCAGATGAACAGAGAAATGTCCCAAAACCAACAGGTGAtgctgggtgggggtgggagtgagTGGAATCCAGGTCCCACCACAGGCCCCATCAGTAGTCGGGAACCTGATCCTGGAGAAGCGAGGCTGATCTGCCGTCCTCACCCCGAGCGGAACCTCGCAGTTCAGTTCCTCAAGTGCCCAGGGCCAATGAGCTCTTCCCTTCTCCGTCCAGCTgtttaattttggaatttttttttaataactggagaggaaggagacagacccagacttttttttaatctttccagTTAGCTGTACAATTTCTGGACCTTTTCTTTGTAGACACTAGCTCACCTCCATGTTGTCTATTCTCCAAGTCACATCCACTAATCTATCACCCGGCACATCCTTCAGCTtgattcttctttcctcctctcttcaCAAACCAGACCCCAGCCCACATCCTCCTTTGTAATTCCTGGAACACCACAGTGACAGGAGATGGCCCTGGCTGGGTAGGGCCTGTGAAGACACACCCCCATCCTGACCAGGCCTCCCTCCTTCACCCCCACAGAAGTTCCAAAGCAGATCATACTGCAGCTGCAGCCCGTCTGGGTGACCCTGGGCAAACCTTTCACTATTGAGTGTAGGGTGCCCGCTGTGAAGCCCCTCGAGAGCCTCACCCTCACCCTGTTCCGTGGCAAGGAGACCCTGCACAGCCAGACCTTCAGTGGGAGAGCAACTGACCCTCAGGAGGCCAGAGTCACAGTCAACAGCACGGCAAGCAAAGAGGATGGCCTCCTGAACTTCT
This window of the Ictidomys tridecemlineatus isolate mIctTri1 chromosome 3, mIctTri1.hap1, whole genome shotgun sequence genome carries:
- the Icam2 gene encoding intercellular adhesion molecule 2 isoform X2, encoding MAREAGGRKWRVQDSQLQHQLCQPCYGRPGDHPGQDSAGGAASVEVLSDLKRLPGHGPLLLLHLCWGAAVKESQRQHVPPAPAQPPVQPASMTSVEDHQETWARSHLIRRRWSTTRCPYLTLRAHGKWVTITHRHLPRSHGNPPIGQDSQHLVLGVSLRSSPSPASEDPDEQRNVPKPTEVPKQIILQLQPVWVTLGKPFTIECRVPAVKPLESLTLTLFRGKETLHSQTFSGRATDPQEARVTVNSTASKEDGLLNFSCQAELDLRSRGGGILRNISENKVLQVYDATLEEDTTCPSS
- the Icam2 gene encoding intercellular adhesion molecule 2 isoform X3, which translates into the protein MSSLSHWGLHAALLALLCCSESSEAAFEVHTWPERLVVENGGSRTVNCSTSCANPVTGGLETTLDKTLLEEQPQWKSFRISNVSQDTVLFCYFTCAGEQQSKSLNVSTYQVPKQIILQLQPVWVTLGKPFTIECRVPAVKPLESLTLTLFRGKETLHSQTFSGRATDPQEARVTVNSTASKEDGLLNFSCQAELDLRSRGGGILRNISENKVLQVYEPPPENQMVIIVTVVSVLLFLFVMSVLLCFVFGQHWRQRRMGTYGVRAAWRRLPQVFRVQHM
- the Icam2 gene encoding intercellular adhesion molecule 2 isoform X1; its protein translation is MAREAGGRKWRVQDSQLQHQLCQPCYGRPGDHPGQDSAGGAASVEVLSDLKRLPGHGPLLLLHLCWGAAVKESQRQHVPPAPAQPPVQPASMTSVEDHQETWARSHLIRRRWSTTRCPYLTLRAHGKWVTITHRHLPRSHGNPPIGQDSQHLVLGVSLRSSPSPASEDPDEQRNVPKPTEVPKQIILQLQPVWVTLGKPFTIECRVPAVKPLESLTLTLFRGKETLHSQTFSGRATDPQEARVTVNSTASKEDGLLNFSCQAELDLRSRGGGILRNISENKVLQVYEPPPENQMVIIVTVVSVLLFLFVMSVLLCFVFGQHWRQRRMGTYGVRAAWRRLPQVFRVQHM